In a genomic window of Thermoproteus tenax Kra 1:
- a CDS encoding ABC transporter permease subunit — translation MFPFIVLLYYGFGPFFSPQYAFSSELFKSIAVSFAASALAVMINVVFFTPVAFLTARRENALLDALIDIPASVPHPMVGIALVLLSSPQTALGRVANLLGINLFNSLTGLVLALTIVSAPVYTRAMQNYFKALPREPELFVASLGGSDIKIFWLVVRSSLRGLLSAGLTAMSRAISEFGAVAVIAYYVNFWPFGLAPTASVYIWTSFESYYLSAIPAVATLFLVSLALLAVGRLIR, via the coding sequence AGTATGCGTTCAGCTCGGAGCTGTTCAAGTCGATCGCAGTGTCCTTCGCGGCATCGGCCCTGGCCGTGATGATAAACGTCGTGTTTTTCACGCCTGTGGCGTTTTTAACCGCAAGAAGGGAGAACGCGCTTTTGGACGCTCTAATAGACATACCTGCCTCAGTCCCCCACCCAATGGTAGGAATAGCGCTCGTACTACTCTCGAGCCCGCAGACGGCGTTGGGACGGGTCGCCAATCTTCTGGGGATCAACCTCTTTAACTCGCTGACGGGCTTGGTCTTGGCTTTGACGATAGTGTCTGCTCCAGTCTACACGCGCGCGATGCAGAACTACTTCAAGGCACTGCCTCGGGAGCCCGAGCTCTTCGTTGCTAGCCTCGGCGGGAGCGACATCAAGATATTCTGGCTGGTGGTAAGGAGCTCCTTGAGGGGCCTTCTCTCCGCCGGCTTGACTGCGATGTCTAGGGCGATCAGCGAGTTCGGCGCAGTGGCTGTTATCGCCTATTATGTCAACTTCTGGCCTTTTGGACTAGCTCCAACTGCCTCCGTATATATCTGGACCTCATTTGAGAGCTACTATCTATCTGCAATACCGGCAGTGGCAACTCTGTTCCTAGTCTCTCTGGCGCTATTGGCCGTGGGTCGCCTTATCCGCTAG